ACAGCGATTCCAAACAACACAGAATAACTCTTCAAATAAAACCAGCGGCTAGTTGCAAACAGGATCGTCACAAGTGCTGTCACTATTCCGAGGACCGCTACAGTTCCGTGAACTTCATTTGTAAAATAACCGACTCCTAAGATCCCTTTGATGAACGGTCCACTTATTTGGGTGACCAAAAGGATGAAATACGTTCCAGTGACGATCGGCGTAAAAATTCGTTTCACCTGTTCTATCACACGGAACACACTCAGTAAAATGAACAAGACACCACTGACGAGCATGCCCATTTCAATACTCCGTAAAACTTCGGAAGCATCAGCGGAAATCGTAGAACCAAGCCCCGCAAACAAAAGGAAGACCCCCCACCATAAAACTGCAGGACCTTCGACAATCGGTTTTTTATGACCGAAAAAGGCTTGCAGAAGCGATACGATTCCAATCACGAAAAAGGTTCGCTGAACAAAAGTTGAAATTTCCAATACTGACATACCAAATGCAGCACCGATCGTTAACGGTGCAACGACACTACCCGCGAGAATGAAAACGAACCACTGAAGCGAAGCTAATATACCCTTCACTTATAGGACCTCAAACTCTTCATCGGTCCAGTCTGTTATGAACATATGTCCAGGTGAGTGCGTAATCATCAACTCAGGTTTGATAGTCATTGCGATGTTTTGAGGTGTTACCCCACATGCCCAGAAGACTGGTATTTCCCCTTTTTGTACCGTTACCGGTTCTCCGAAGTCTGGTTGAGCCAAATCATGGATTCCAATTTGTTCCGGATGTCCGATATGCACAGGTGCCCCGTGGACAGAGGGAAATCTCGAGGTGATCCGGACCGCATCGGCTACATGACGAGCCGGGATCGGTCTCATACTGACGACCATGTTCCCATCAAAGGATCCTGCTCCGACACAATTCAAATTGGTCTTGTACATCGGTACATTGCAACCTTCTTCAATATGCCGCACAGGAATGCCTTTTTCCAACAAGGCATTCTCAAAAGTAAAACTACATCCTAAAAGAAAACCGACCATCTCTTCATCCCATAACGAAGCGATATCCGTCACTTCTCGGGTAAGAACCCCATTTTCATACACATTATACTTCGGCAAATCCACCCGCAAGTCAGCATCTGGAGCAGCCATCTTCGGAACCGGAGAACCGAGATCGGTCACATCAAGAACTGGACATGGCTTCGGATTCCTTTGGCAAAACAACAAGAAATCAAAAGCAAGGTCTCTTGGTAGAACAACAAGATTTGCCTGCGTGTAGCCCTGTGCCATCCCAGATGTCGGCTTGATCCACTCATTCGAGCGACACAACCGTCTCGCCTCGGCTGGACTTATATCACGATATTCCCTCATCTCTAACCCCCTCCTCCGAGATTATTGGAATAATTGCGGCAGTTGATCGATCATCGTGATGATACCCATGTAAGACATGGCAATTACGATGACTCCTCCAAAAACAGTCAACCATAAAGGATGTTTGTAGTCCCCGACAATTTTCCGGTTATATGCTGCAATCAGCATTACACCAAGTGAAATCGGCAAAATCAATCCATTCAAAGCCCCAGCAAGGATCAATACACTTACCGGTTTTCCTATTGATACGAAAACAAATGTGGATACGGAAATGAAGCCAACGATCAACCACTTATGGTATTTTTCCAGCTTTGGGTTGAAGGTTCTGATGAACGACACCGACGTATAGGCAGCACCGATGACCGAGGTGATGGCAGCCGCCCACATGATGACCCCGAAGATTTTATATCCAATGTCGCCTGCAGCCAATTGGAATACTGAGGCTGGCGGGTTTGATGGATCCAGGGATAAACCTTGCGAAACCACACCTAATGTAGCTAGGAATAGGAAAATCCGCATGATTGATGCGATCCCGATTGCGGAGACAGAACTCTTTGTCACTTCAGGTAGATTATCGACGCCTTTTACACCTGCATCCAGTAATCGATGTCCACCTGAAAATGTGATATAGCCTCCGACTGTTCCCCCGACTAATGTTACAATCGCGATGAAATCAATTTTATCAGGAACAAATGTCTTGACCGCCGCTTCTCCAACAGGTGGAGACGCAGAGAACATGACATAAACCGTAAGGGCGATCATGATGAAGCCTAAAACCTGTGTGAATCGGTCCATGACCTTATTCGCTTCACGTAAAAGAAAGATCCCGACAGCGATGATTCCACTCAACAATGCACCTATTTCAGGTGAAACGCCCAGCAAAACGTTAGAACCTAACCCAGCCCCTGCGATGTTTCCAATATTGAAAGCCAATCCTCCAATGACGATCAACAACGCTACGAAATAACCGAGTCCAGGTAAAACCATGTTCGCAATGTCTTGTGTCCTTCTCTCTGAAACGGCAATAATTCGCCAGATGTTCAGTTGTGCTCCGATATCAATGATGATCGATACTAAAATGACGAATCCGAAACTTGCTAACAATGCTTCTGTAAAGTAGGTTGTTTGTGTAAGAAATCCTGGTCCGATAGCCGACGTTGCCATCAGGAACGCCGCACCCAACAAAATACTTCTGTTTGACTGCTTCATCCCTTGCCTCCTATTTGTTGGTCATTCCAACCTTTTCTATGGTGATTCCTGCTTCTTTCAATCCAGTCCTGATGTTTCGGGCAAATGAGAGGGCGCTTGCCCCATCTCCATGAATACAAATAGTGTCCGCTTCAATTGGGATATCAATTCCCTGTAGGCACGTCACCTTACGTTCCTTTACCATCGTGACCACTTGCTGAAGGGATTTCTCCTCCTCTTCAATCAATGCATTCACAAGTTTCCGGGAAGTCAGCGAACCGTCCTCTTGGTAGGTTCGATCTGAAAAAACCTCGCTGGCTGTCCGGATCCCTGTCTTTTCACCAGCTTTGATCAACTCACTTCCAGATAATCCGAAGAGAATCAATTCTGGATCGATGCCATAAACCGCTTCAGCAATTGCCTCAGCAAGCGCTGGGTCTTTCGCCGCCATATTGTAAAGAGCCCCGTGCGGTTTTACATGTTGCATGACACAGCCTTCAGAACGAACAAACCCATAAAGAGCACCGATCTGATAGGTGACTAGGTCATAGGCTTCTTCTGAGGAAATCTTCATCTCACGCCTACCGAATCCCACAAGGTCCTGAAGTCCAGGATGCGCTCCGATCGCAACGTTCTTCTCCATTGCCATTTTGACGGTCTTCCGCATGACTGAAGGATCACCAGCATGAAACCCGCATGCGATATTCGCTGAAGTCACGTAATCAAGGATTGCTTCATCAGATCCCTTTACATAGGTTCCGAAGCTTTCTCCTAAATCACAATTCAAATCTACTGTATTCATTGGTTGAGCCCTCCTTCTCTCAGCTTCAAAGAAATTCCTTGTTCAAGCTGTTGCAAATGTCGTTCCTGCTCAAGATACAACGTTTCAGCCTCAGGATGGGTGATGAGCTTGAATCTGACTTTCTCCCCTGGTTTCAGCTGTGCGACCTTTGAATAATCAACTGAAGCGATCTGGGCAATTTTCGGATAACCTCCAGTTGTCTGGCGATCTGCTAACAGTGCGATCAAATTCCCTTCTGAAGGTACCTGGATCGTTCCGAACGTAACCGCTTCCGAAATCATTTCTACCTGATCTGAAAGCTCTAACCGCTCACCCTTGAACCGGAAGCCCATCCGATCCGATTGAGGAGTCAGCTCAAACTCAGTACTTGTAAATTTGGCCTGAGTTTCTTTCGTAAAATTGTCCCATTCCCGGCCAGGAATGACACGGAGAATGTCGTGCTTCTCCGCTTCTGTACTCCACTCTGAAGCTGAAAACCAATCTGATTCTACGTAAGACTGGTCAGGATCTGAAAGCTGTTGGAGAATATGATTCGCCTTCTCACTTCTTTCTCCTATTTTCAAACAGTCTCCGGCGTCCAATGCCCTGCCTTCAAAACCTCCGATTTCAGCGCGGATATATGTGGAACGGCTGTTCATGATCACTGGCACATCAATTCCGCCAGCGACTGCCAGGTATGAGCGACATCCTGCCGTACAGGCTCCAAACTTTAACACAGTCCCGGCTTTAACATAGATCGGACGCCACATTTTCACTGGCTCCCCATTTATCTTCGGAGAAAAGTCTCCACCCGTCATTGTGATCACCGTATCTTCCTGCAACTTGATTTCAGGTCCTTTCATTGTCATTTCGATAGCGGCTTCGTTGTTACTGTTTCCTACTAAAAGATTCCCGATTCGATAGGCCAGCTGGTCCATCGCACCGCTTACAATCACGCCGTAACGTTGATATCCATAGCGTCCAGCATCCTGAACTGTCGTCTGCAGTCCCGGTTTTACAATCTTCATCCCTGTTCCCCCTTCAATTTCTCGAATTCCTCTGATGAAATTGGATGAAAACGTATTTTATCCCCAGCCCGTAATAATGTCGGCGGGTCTTGTTTAATATCAAACAGTTTCAGCGGTGTTTGCCCGATCAATTGCCAGCCGCCAGGAGTTTCGATCGGATAGATTCCAGTTTGAGAACCTGCAATACCGACAGAGCCCTCAGGTATTTTCAAACGAGGGGACTCCTTCCGAGGTGCTGCAATTTTTTCAGACATACCTCCTAAATATGGGAAGCCCGGCGCGAAACCTATCATATACACCAGATAGTCTGCTTCCGTGTGGATGTCAATGACTTCCTCTTTGGTGAGGTTGTTATGTTTAGCGACAAATTCCAAATCTGGACCGAGTTCTCCACCATAACAAACTGGTATTTCTACAGTCCTGGTTTCGCCTTCGTTTTCTGCTCCAATCCGAGTCAATGCTTGTTCAATTGCATGACATACCAATTCATATGGAGATTTCTTTTTTTGCTCTTTACTTTCGTGAAGTACATTGAGTGGATCATAAAAGACCGTGACACTTGTAAAAGCTGGAACGAATTCAACCATTCCAGGCAGTGGTTGTTCCTCGAGGAAAATCGAGATATTCCGTACAAGAATATGAGTTTCTTCAGTAATTTTATCATCAAGATGTATAATGACCGCCGAATCCCCTAGAGGATGTAGTTCATACTTCAAATTAGCACCTCCATCTGATCAGCCATTCCATCCGATCGATTTTGAGATTTCATAGGCTGCTTGCTTCACTTGCTCTGTCAAATGTGTAATCTTGTCAGGATTTCGAAAACGATTTTCAGGTCCCACTATACTGAGGCCAGCAAAAATCTGATCATCATGACCGTAAATCGGTGCCGCAATCGCTGAGGAATCATCATGCAATTCAGAATGGCTCACTGTATAACCTTTGGACCTCGTCTCGGCTAACACTTGCCTCAACGCTTTTTTGTCTGTAAGCGTTCCTGAAGCGATAGGCTGTAATTTTATCGTTTCGATATAGTGATCTCTTTCTTCTTCAGGCAAAAAAGCTAATAGAACTCGCGGGCATGCGCCTGCATATAACGGGGCACTGCGTCCGATTCCGGTAAAAACCCTCACCGGTTTATCTGTCTCGATTTTTTCAATATAGATGGCTTCATAATGTTCTCGGACAATCAAATTGACGGCTTCCCCAAGCTCGTCCTTCAGCTGCCTCATGATTGGGATTGCAGCCTTGCGAATATCCATGCGCTCTTTGACTAACTGTCCATATTGGAGAAAACCTAAACCTAATTCATATTCTCCATGACGATTTTTTTTGAGGAATCCTGTTTCTTCTAATGATAGAACCATACGATAGACGGTCGTTTTCGGCATCGAGGTAAGTTTGCTCAATTGTGGAAGAGAAAGTGATTTGTTGGCTTTAAAAAGGCTCAATAATTCCATCGCTTTGATGACTGTTGTATTCTTTTCTTTCATTCTACACCTCAAAAAACAACTGACGTTCCGTTATTCGGAATATATGTTCCGAATATAACGCTTTCACTCATTATAGTCTGAATTGTCGGAATCATCAATGTATATATTTCCCATATCTCGCCCTCTGAAACTAAAAAGAGCGACCTGAAAGGGTGATATTTCCCTCAGTCCGCTCGAATTATAGAATCAAAGATTTCTTCTTGTCATGATTGCTGCGAAATCCACTTTCCGCAGACGAACCGCAGGAGTGTCGTGAATTTGGGTAAACAAATCAACACTACCATTAAAAGTGTCTTGTTTTAAGAAGAAGATGTGAATTTCAAGCCGATGATACCGACCAAAATCATCCCTAAAAAGAGAATTCTCATAAAGTCTTTCGGCTCGTTAAAAAGCAAGATCCCCAGTAAAACTGTACCGAGCGCCCCGATTCCTGTCCAAACTGCATAGGCGGTCCCGATCGGCAGGGCTTTGATCGCAATCGATAGAAAATAAAAGCTTATGATCATTCCGATGACTGTTATGATAGAGGGTACCAAACGGCTGAAACCTTCTGTATACTTCAAACCGATTGCCCAGACCACCTCAAAGACCCCTGCAATAAGCAGATAAATCCATGCCATCGCTCATTCCTCCTTTTAAAGAAAAGGTTCTGTTCGTTTTTTGTTGATTTCTACGATTCACTCCCTTTCCGCGGGCAGACGAAAAGCGGAAGCGACCCGATTAGTCACGAAGGTCACTGGAAAACTGACGAGGAGACTCGAACGAAACAAAGACTTGATTCTGCGCGGGCTCACTCATAAGGTGTCAATCAATGTGTTGACCGCCCTTAGTAACTTTCCTTATGCTGGCTACGACGTTCACCACAGGATATGGTGATTGTTAGTCGAAGATCCTTTTGAAAACAGCTGGGTCTCGCCTGGCTCGCTTTTCCCGCAGGAGTGTCGCACATTTCGGTTGAAATCAACAAAGTCCTTTTAACCTATATAAAACTTAGCCTTTCCTTTAGTTACGCTGAAACTTAAGATCAATCCCAATAAAAAAACCGAGAAAATATCCAAGTGATATCCTCCCGGGCTTTTCTCCCTCCGTGTACACAAATCGATTGTGCGGTTTCTCTCGGACCAGACCATCGTGATGCGGAACCCTAGAAACCAATGATTACTTTGAAATTCATTCCATTATGGCAAAATCCTGAACCCCTGTCAAACTTAATCATTCAATAGAGTTCGCCATTTTCACTAATTCCTCTCTTACTTTATCAAACTGTAATGTAGACATTCGATAATGGAGGTTATATTCGATTCCTCCCTCCATCCAATGGAGTTCTGCAGATGGAAAATCTTTTCCCTTGAAGAAAGCTGTCTTGCCATTCTTCAAGTCAATTTTTTTATAACTGGAATCTTGTTTGATTCGGCTATAAAAGCGATCAAAATTCGCTGTTATGTACTCGATCTCCTCTCTCTCATCTGTAGAAGAAAGGTATTTGAGGCTGAAAACGATCTGGTTATCTTCCCACTCAGATAATGTAACCGCTGATTCTTCACCATTCTTGAGAGGGTTATAGTCAGGCATTCTCAAATCATAGGATACAAGATCCAATGCTTGTGATTTAGGGATAGGTGCATATGTCGTTATTCCATTTTCCTTGCCTTGTCTCTGGAGATTCTTCAAGTTCATTTGTTCATCGTTACAACCAGGCAGTAGGAATATTGCACAAAGGATCAAGGTTGCAATTGTCTGTTTCTGAATCGATTATCCCTCCCTGCAACTCTATTTATCTAGTTCTACGCCCTAATTCAAGAAAAAGTTTCAGTAACACAAAAACCCCAGCCATATTCAGCCGGAGTTTCTCTCAATTCATCTCTTCTACTTCGGGGGTTTTTTGCAGGGAATCTTCAATTTGATGCTTGTGGTGGCGATCATGCTCACAGAAACTGATCAGGCATTTTCTTAAGGTGTCCGGGTATCCCCGATCATAGAAGGTGGCATCGAGTTCTTCCTCTGTACGTGAATGGATCGCTTTGATCATCAAGTCTCTTGTTTCCAGAAATTCTTTGATGATTTCCTTTTTGGATACACCATTCTTTGCATACAGGGAAGCTCTCTGATTCATGACGTGGACATCGATGGACCTCGGCAATCTTGCTCCTGCTTTTATTTTTGGGTATCTTTCTTTTAAAAAGTACCGATCCCAATAAGTAAGATGAGCAATAATTTCTGCAATCGACCATTTCCCAGGCTTGATCGGGCTCAACCATTCATCATCACTCAGAGATTCAAGACTCTGTACCCACTGATTGAATCGTACATACCTCTGGATAATCTCTGTTTTAGTCATAATTCTCCTCCATCTTTTGTTGTTATATAACCTGTTCCCTAAAATCATATGTTTTAATAGTCGAATTTATATTTTATTTAGTTTTTTAATTAATCGTAATAATTTCGGTTTGCAAATCGTAACCATTACGATATAATGTTTTTTGTATAATTGTGAGGAGGTACACAAAATGAAGCAAATCATAACAGTATTATTCACTGTCCTTATATTGACTGCCTGTGGTCAAAGTACTCAGACATCACAAGGTGGAGCTGGGGAGGAAAAATTACAAGTGATGACCACATTATTTCCATTAAAAGATTTTACTGAAAGAATCGGTGGGGAGCATGTAGAAGTAGAAAGTGTATTGCCTCCAGGTGTCGATGCCCATTCATTTGAACCCACCCCAAAAACGATGATTTCTCTAGCTGAAAGTGATCTCTTTATTTATAATGGAGCTGGCTTAGAAGGATTTGCAGATTCGGCGGTGAAAACGTTGAAAAATGATGACGTAAAAATCCTTGAAGCAACCAACGGTATAGATCTCCAAGCTTTCAGCCATGAAGATCACGACCATGCAAATGAACACAACGATGATCACCATGAAGAAGCCGATCACGAAAGTCATGAAAGCAAGGAAAATTCAGAGCATGAACATAGTGAATCAGAAGGAGAACACCCAGAAGGGGAAGAAAATAAAGAGGATGATCATAAGCATGGGGATATCGACCACCATGTCTGGCTCGATCCAATATTAGCCATCGAGCTTGCTGAAAACATCAAGAACCAGCTTATCGAGATAAAACCCGAGAGAAAAGAAGAATTCGAGAAAAATTTTGAAAAATTGCAGGCAGATCTGATTGAACTGGATCAAACATTCCAGAAGACCATTGAAGCTGCTGATAAGAAAGAAATCCTTGTTTCCCATTCGGCTTACGGTTACTGGGAAAGCCGATATGGAATTGAGCAGCTGAGTGTCTCAGGGTTATCCCCGACGAACGAACCAACTCAAAAGCAAACCAAGAAATTGTTGGAAGAGTCAAAAGCACATGATATCCAATATATCCTGTTCGAGCAGAACGTGAATACAAAACCAGCAAATGCAATTAAAAATCAACTGGACTTAGACATCCTTTATCTTCACAATCTTTCCGTTTTGACTGAAGAGGACATTTCAAAAAAGGAAGATTATTTCTCTTTGATGGAACGGAATATCAAAACGTTGGAAAAAGCCCTGAATAATTAAATCAAAAGTGATGTGAATGATTCATGTTTCAACAATCTACCCGCGAAAACATATTGATCTTTCTATTATTCTCTCTTTTTCTTTTTGGCTTCATGTTTATGGAGGAAATCAAGAACTCGGCCATTCCTTTGGAGATTCCCGGTAGTCTGATAGACTTGAATACGATCTTTTTAAGCATCGTTCTGGAAGCTTTCCCGTTCCTGCTTTTAGGTGTATTCGTATCTGCCCTTATCCAATCGTTCGTGTCTGAGGAAACCATCAAGCGTTTCACCCCGAAAAAAGGATACATTGCGTTGGTACCGGCAACTGTGATGGCTGCGCTTTTTCCTGTTTGTGAATGTGCTATCATCCCTGTGGTCAGACGGCTGATCAAGAAAGGCATGCCTTTACATATCGGTGTCGTCTTCCTTGTTGCCGCTCCAATTCTGAATCCCGTGGTCTTCTTATCTACCTTTTATGCATTCCGATCAGATATGACTGTCGTTTATGCACGTATGGGGCTAGGATTCATTTTAGCAATCATCATCGGAGGAATCGTTTATACTATTTTCAAGAATAAAGATATGCTAAAAACAGTCGAAAACCATACACATGCTCATTCACATCAAAATGGTTCTGAACCATCCAAATGGAAGCTGACGATGTACCATATGTCTGATGAATTCTTTGATACTGGTAAATTTTTATTATTCGGTGCTTTGCTCGCAAGTGCGTTCCAAGCCTTCGTTAGTCGTGAGTTTATCGCGTCGATTGGGACAGAAGCCTGGTCCTCAAGTTTGATCATGATGGCATTTGCTTACCTTGTATCGCTCTGTTCAGAGGCAGACGCATTTGTGGCCGTTTCATTCCAATCAACTTTCAGTACAGCTTCAATTGTCGCTTTCTTAGTTTATGGTCCGATGCTTGACATTAAAAACACGTTGATGCTTCTCGCTTATTTTAAGAAGAAATTCGTCCTCACTCTTATGGCGGTCATTACCGTAACCGTGTTTATTGCAATTCTGTTGTTCCAACTATTATTCTTGTAGGGGGTGGATACCGTGAACAATCAATTTTATGTCAATCTTCGGTCTATCATTCTATTTGGCTTTGCATTTTTGATGAGTGCTCTTATCTATACCGGCCAAATTCAGTATTATATCGCTCCTCAAATGATGAAATTCATGTATTTTGCAACGGTTACGTTCTTTGTGCTGGGGATCATCCAATTGTTCCGTTCAGAGGATTCAGAAGAGCATTGCCTCTGCGGGCATGACCATCAAGAAACAAGGCATCCATTCATGCGGTTCATCGTCTATTCGCTATTCATCTTACCTCTTATGACTGGGTTCGTTTTCCCTGAAAAAGTTTTGGATAGTTCAATGGCTCAGAAAAAAGGGGTTTCCCTTAACGGCAGTGTAAAGCCTAAAGGCCAACAAGCCCCACAGGAAAACTCTGATAGTTCCACCCCTAATGCGGACGAATTCCTTGAGGATCCAGAAGGATATATGGAAGAGTTGGAGGATGAAGTTTCCGAAACTTCATCCACTCCTACGAACGATGATGGAATATATGATTACGATGAGTATTATGCTGATATCGCGGATGAATATAAAAATAAAGATAAAATCATCGTAACTGATGATAACTATGCAACCCTGGTGGATACTCTCAGCATATTTCTAAATGAGTTCCAGGGTAAAACAATCGAAATCGAAGGCTTTGTTTATCGGGAGAGTGATATGAATCAGGATGAATTCGTGATTGCCCGATTTATGATGACTTGTTGTTCCGCGGATACTTCTGTAATCGGCACGATGGCAAAAGGTACTGAACTGCATACGATTGAAGATGATCAATGGGTAAGAGTGACAGGATCAATTTCTAAAACGAAATATAATGATTCTACCATTCCTTTGATACAAGTGACTGATGTGGAACGGATTGAAAGCCCTGAATCTCCTTATGTTTATCAAGACATTGGAATTTTCAACTAATAAAAAAACTTGTCAAAGCTAAGCCTTGACGCAAGCTGAGCCTTAGCTGGGCTTATACTGAAGAAGTATTTTTCTTTAAGTATGAATATGAAAAAGAGCGCTATCATTCTCTCAACCTACAGAGTGATAACGCTCTTTCTTTATGGCTCTTTTTAGTAAAGATTGTTGTTATTTGATTCGCGGGAAATATATACGCTTTCTGCGGACGAACCGAAAGCCTCCTCACTCGTTCCTCGCTGTGGGGTCTCACTTGGCCCGCTGATCCCGCTGGAGTCTCGTATATTTCAACCACTTATAGCCTTCTTTATTTATAATCCCGTTTCAGCATGCTGTATAACACACAGTCATGAAAGTGGTCGTAAAGATATTCTGCATCTCTCATTACCCCTTCTTTTACAAACCCTAATCGCTCGGGAATCGCTTGACTCTTTGTATTTTTCAATCCGCATTGGATCTCGACACGGTTCAGATGGAATGTTTTGAAGGCATGCTCGACAAGGGCTTTCGTTGCTTTTGTCATGATGCCTTTCCCTTGATGTCCTTCAGCTAGCCAGTATCCGATGGAGGTTTTCAGGTTCCTGCGGTCAATTTGATGATAGCCGATCATTCCCACCAGTTTCTCCTTATGAATGATGCCAACCTGGAAGCCATCACCTTCAGCAAATTGTTTCAGCCACATCTCTATGACAGGCTCATAATCTTCTTCCTTTTCCATGCCGTCCACCCATGGCAGCCATTCTCTCAAATAGTTGCGAGATTGATCAACAAGGGTGAATAATTCTGGTATGTCCTTTTTTTC
The DNA window shown above is from Alkalihalobacillus sp. TS-13 and carries:
- a CDS encoding putative hydro-lyase; this translates as MREYRDISPAEARRLCRSNEWIKPTSGMAQGYTQANLVVLPRDLAFDFLLFCQRNPKPCPVLDVTDLGSPVPKMAAPDADLRVDLPKYNVYENGVLTREVTDIASLWDEEMVGFLLGCSFTFENALLEKGIPVRHIEEGCNVPMYKTNLNCVGAGSFDGNMVVSMRPIPARHVADAVRITSRFPSVHGAPVHIGHPEQIGIHDLAQPDFGEPVTVQKGEIPVFWACGVTPQNIAMTIKPELMITHSPGHMFITDWTDEEFEVL
- a CDS encoding NRAMP family divalent metal transporter; this encodes MKQSNRSILLGAAFLMATSAIGPGFLTQTTYFTEALLASFGFVILVSIIIDIGAQLNIWRIIAVSERRTQDIANMVLPGLGYFVALLIVIGGLAFNIGNIAGAGLGSNVLLGVSPEIGALLSGIIAVGIFLLREANKVMDRFTQVLGFIMIALTVYVMFSASPPVGEAAVKTFVPDKIDFIAIVTLVGGTVGGYITFSGGHRLLDAGVKGVDNLPEVTKSSVSAIGIASIMRIFLFLATLGVVSQGLSLDPSNPPASVFQLAAGDIGYKIFGVIMWAAAITSVIGAAYTSVSFIRTFNPKLEKYHKWLIVGFISVSTFVFVSIGKPVSVLILAGALNGLILPISLGVMLIAAYNRKIVGDYKHPLWLTVFGGVIVIAMSYMGIITMIDQLPQLFQ
- a CDS encoding LamB/YcsF family protein, translated to MNTVDLNCDLGESFGTYVKGSDEAILDYVTSANIACGFHAGDPSVMRKTVKMAMEKNVAIGAHPGLQDLVGFGRREMKISSEEAYDLVTYQIGALYGFVRSEGCVMQHVKPHGALYNMAAKDPALAEAIAEAVYGIDPELILFGLSGSELIKAGEKTGIRTASEVFSDRTYQEDGSLTSRKLVNALIEEEEKSLQQVVTMVKERKVTCLQGIDIPIEADTICIHGDGASALSFARNIRTGLKEAGITIEKVGMTNK
- a CDS encoding biotin-dependent carboxyltransferase family protein, whose product is MKIVKPGLQTTVQDAGRYGYQRYGVIVSGAMDQLAYRIGNLLVGNSNNEAAIEMTMKGPEIKLQEDTVITMTGGDFSPKINGEPVKMWRPIYVKAGTVLKFGACTAGCRSYLAVAGGIDVPVIMNSRSTYIRAEIGGFEGRALDAGDCLKIGERSEKANHILQQLSDPDQSYVESDWFSASEWSTEAEKHDILRVIPGREWDNFTKETQAKFTSTEFELTPQSDRMGFRFKGERLELSDQVEMISEAVTFGTIQVPSEGNLIALLADRQTTGGYPKIAQIASVDYSKVAQLKPGEKVRFKLITHPEAETLYLEQERHLQQLEQGISLKLREGGLNQ
- the pxpB gene encoding 5-oxoprolinase subunit PxpB, which encodes MKYELHPLGDSAVIIHLDDKITEETHILVRNISIFLEEQPLPGMVEFVPAFTSVTVFYDPLNVLHESKEQKKKSPYELVCHAIEQALTRIGAENEGETRTVEIPVCYGGELGPDLEFVAKHNNLTKEEVIDIHTEADYLVYMIGFAPGFPYLGGMSEKIAAPRKESPRLKIPEGSVGIAGSQTGIYPIETPGGWQLIGQTPLKLFDIKQDPPTLLRAGDKIRFHPISSEEFEKLKGEQG
- a CDS encoding IclR family transcriptional regulator, with protein sequence MKEKNTTVIKAMELLSLFKANKSLSLPQLSKLTSMPKTTVYRMVLSLEETGFLKKNRHGEYELGLGFLQYGQLVKERMDIRKAAIPIMRQLKDELGEAVNLIVREHYEAIYIEKIETDKPVRVFTGIGRSAPLYAGACPRVLLAFLPEEERDHYIETIKLQPIASGTLTDKKALRQVLAETRSKGYTVSHSELHDDSSAIAAPIYGHDDQIFAGLSIVGPENRFRNPDKITHLTEQVKQAAYEISKSIGWNG
- the sugE gene encoding quaternary ammonium compound efflux SMR transporter SugE: MAWIYLLIAGVFEVVWAIGLKYTEGFSRLVPSIITVIGMIISFYFLSIAIKALPIGTAYAVWTGIGALGTVLLGILLFNEPKDFMRILFLGMILVGIIGLKFTSSS
- a CDS encoding DinB family protein, which produces MTKTEIIQRYVRFNQWVQSLESLSDDEWLSPIKPGKWSIAEIIAHLTYWDRYFLKERYPKIKAGARLPRSIDVHVMNQRASLYAKNGVSKKEIIKEFLETRDLMIKAIHSRTEEELDATFYDRGYPDTLRKCLISFCEHDRHHKHQIEDSLQKTPEVEEMN
- a CDS encoding metal ABC transporter solute-binding protein, Zn/Mn family yields the protein MKQIITVLFTVLILTACGQSTQTSQGGAGEEKLQVMTTLFPLKDFTERIGGEHVEVESVLPPGVDAHSFEPTPKTMISLAESDLFIYNGAGLEGFADSAVKTLKNDDVKILEATNGIDLQAFSHEDHDHANEHNDDHHEEADHESHESKENSEHEHSESEGEHPEGEENKEDDHKHGDIDHHVWLDPILAIELAENIKNQLIEIKPERKEEFEKNFEKLQADLIELDQTFQKTIEAADKKEILVSHSAYGYWESRYGIEQLSVSGLSPTNEPTQKQTKKLLEESKAHDIQYILFEQNVNTKPANAIKNQLDLDILYLHNLSVLTEEDISKKEDYFSLMERNIKTLEKALNN
- a CDS encoding permease, producing MFQQSTRENILIFLLFSLFLFGFMFMEEIKNSAIPLEIPGSLIDLNTIFLSIVLEAFPFLLLGVFVSALIQSFVSEETIKRFTPKKGYIALVPATVMAALFPVCECAIIPVVRRLIKKGMPLHIGVVFLVAAPILNPVVFLSTFYAFRSDMTVVYARMGLGFILAIIIGGIVYTIFKNKDMLKTVENHTHAHSHQNGSEPSKWKLTMYHMSDEFFDTGKFLLFGALLASAFQAFVSREFIASIGTEAWSSSLIMMAFAYLVSLCSEADAFVAVSFQSTFSTASIVAFLVYGPMLDIKNTLMLLAYFKKKFVLTLMAVITVTVFIAILLFQLLFL
- a CDS encoding TIGR03943 family protein, giving the protein MNNQFYVNLRSIILFGFAFLMSALIYTGQIQYYIAPQMMKFMYFATVTFFVLGIIQLFRSEDSEEHCLCGHDHQETRHPFMRFIVYSLFILPLMTGFVFPEKVLDSSMAQKKGVSLNGSVKPKGQQAPQENSDSSTPNADEFLEDPEGYMEELEDEVSETSSTPTNDDGIYDYDEYYADIADEYKNKDKIIVTDDNYATLVDTLSIFLNEFQGKTIEIEGFVYRESDMNQDEFVIARFMMTCCSADTSVIGTMAKGTELHTIEDDQWVRVTGSISKTKYNDSTIPLIQVTDVERIESPESPYVYQDIGIFN